A genomic window from Balaenoptera acutorostrata chromosome 20, mBalAcu1.1, whole genome shotgun sequence includes:
- the LOC103017521 gene encoding LOW QUALITY PROTEIN: keratin, type I cytoskeletal 10 (The sequence of the model RefSeq protein was modified relative to this genomic sequence to represent the inferred CDS: inserted 2 bases in 2 codons; substituted 3 bases at 3 genomic stop codons), with the protein MAATTTSIHRLSTSGSVKGLCVPSGGGFSRXSSIRVGGACRPPSLLGASSSGNMSVSSSHFSVGTGGSYGRGCSCSLGGGFGSSFGVADALLGGSEKETMQSLNDRLASYLDKVRALEEANADLEVKIHDWYKKQGPGPTLDYSHYVKTIEDLWSKILAATIDSAILVLQIDNARLAADDFRTKYEMELNLHVSVEADINGLHRVLDELTLGRADLEMQIENLKEELAYLRKNHEEEMNALXGQVGGEINVEMDAAPGVDLVRILNEMHDQYEKITEKNRKDAEDWFFSKTEELNHEVATNTEALPSSRTEIAEPRRTVQNLEIELQSQLSTKASLEGSLAETEARXGVQLAQLQGLISSIEQQLCXLCCDMGCXNQEYKTLLDVKTWLEQEIVTYRQLLEGEVAHRGDQPPGAYHHGGSPGRQGGPLPRAGPSLPALRPRLPATAQPPGSRGSHCLQLPARYCCAPTLSLRVCLPPAAATMTTTNRQFFSSSSIKGSSGLGGGLSLTSRQQSGSLGAGSCRLGSAGSLGNALGDGSYSSCYSFGSGGGYGSGGYGSGGYGSGSFGTGGYGSGLGGGDGLLVGSEKATMQNLNDRLASYLDKVHALEEANTELEVKIHNWYQKQTPGPATDYSHYFKTIEDLRNQILKATTDNANILLQIDNARLAADDFYTKFETEHALCMSVEADTNGLRRVLDELTLARADLEMQIENYKEELAYLRKNHEEEMNALRGQVGGEISVEMDAAPGVDLSRILNEMREQYEKMAEKNRKDAEDWFLSKTEELNREVTTNCELAQSSKCEVSELRRTMQALEIELQSQLSMKASLENSLAETENRYCMQLGQIQGLICNVEEQLAQLRCETEQQNQEYKILLDVKTRLEQEIATYRRLLEGEDSQLIHHKLRESATTRQVRTIVEEVKDGRVISSHEQVHQTTH; encoded by the exons ATGGccgccaccaccaccagcatCCACCGGCTTTCCACCTCCGGCTCCGTCAAGGGCCTGTGTGTGCCCAGTGGCGGGGGTTTCTCTC TGTCTTCCATCCGTGTTGGGGGTGCCTGCCGgccccccagcctcctgggagCCAGCAGCTCTGGCAACATGTCTGTGTCCTCGTCCCACTTCTCCGTGGGCACGGGGGGCAGCTATGGCAGGGGCTGCTCCTGCAGCCTGGGTGGGGGCTTTGGCTCCAGCTTCGGGGTGGCAGACGCCCTGCTGGGGGGCAGCGAGAAGGAGACCATGCAGAGCCTCAACGACCGCCTGGCCTCCTACCTGGACAAGGTGCGTGCTCTGGAGGAGGCTAATGCCGACCTGGAGGTGAAGATCCACGACTGGTACAAGAAGCAGGGCCCTGGGCCCACCCTCGACTACAGCCACTACGTCAAGACCATCGAGGACCTGTGGAGTAAG aTCCTGGCGGCCACCATCGACAGTGCCATCTTGGTGCTGCAGATCGATAATGCCCGCCTGGCAGCCGATGACTTCCGCACCAA GTATGAGATGGAGCTGAACCTGCACGTGAGCGTGGAGGCCGACATCAACGGCTTGCACAGGGTGCTGGACGAGCTGACCCTGGGCAGAGCCGACCTGGAGATGCAGATTGAGAACCTCAAGGAGGAGCTGGCCTACCTCCGGAAGAACCATGAGGAG GAAATGAACGCCCTGTGAGGCCAGGTGGGTGGTGAGATCAACGTGGAGATGGACGCCGCCCCCGGTGTAGACCTGGTCCGCATCCTGAATGAGATGCACGACCAGTACGAGAAGATCACGGAGAAGAACCGCAAGGACGCCGAGGACTGGTTCTTCAGCAAG ACGGAGGAGCTGAACCACGAGGTGGCCACCAACACCGAGGCCCTGCCGAGCAGCCGGACGGAGATCGCGGAGCCGCGCCGCACCGTGCAGAACCTGGAGATCGAGCTGCAGTCCCAGCTCAGCACG AAAGCGTCGCTGGAGGGCAGCCTGGCAGAGACCGAGGCGCGCTAGGGGGTCCAGCTGGCCCAGCTGCAGGGGCTCATCAGCAGCATTGAGCAGCAGCTGTGCTAGCTCTGCTGTGACATGGGCT AGAACCAGGAGTACAAGACGCTGCTGGACGTGAAGACGTGGCTGGAGCAGGAGATCGTCACCTACCGCCAGCTGCTGGAGGGCGAGGTTGCCCA CCGCGGTGACCAGCCGCCAGGTGCGTACCATCATGGAGGAAGTCCAGGACGGCAAGGTGGTCCCCTCCCGCGAGCAGGTCCATCGCTCCCCGCACTGAGGCCCCGTCTACCTGCGACAGCCCAGCCTCCAGGGTCAAGGGGCAGCCATTGCCTGCAGCTCCCAGCACGCTACTGCTGCGCCCCGA CCCTTTCTCTCCGTGTCTGTCTGCCACCCGCTGCCGCCACCATGACCACCACCAACCGCCAGTTCTTCTCCTCCAGCTCCATCAAGGGCTCCTCTGGCCTGGGGGGCGGCTTGTCCCTCACCTCCCGCCAGCAGTCTGGCAGCCTGGGTGCCGGCTCCTGCAGGCTGGGGTCTGCCGGCAGCCTGGGCAATGCCCTTGGGGACGGCAGCTACTCCAGCTGCTACAGCTTCGGCTCTGGCGGCGGCTATGGCAGTGGCGGCTACGGCAGCGGCGGCTATGGCAGCGGTAGCTTTGGCACTGGTGGCTACGGCAGTGGCTTGGGAGGTGGTGATGGGCTCCTGGTGGGCAGTGAGAAGGCCACCATGCAGAACCTCAACGACCGCCTGGCCTCCTACCTGGACAAGGTGCATGCCTTGGAGGAGGCCAACACGGAGCTGGAGGTGAAGATCCACAACTGGTACCAGAAGCAGACCCCAGGGCCGGCTACCGACTACAGCCACTACTTCAAGACCATCGAGGACCTGAGGAACCAG ATCCTCAAGGCCACCACAGACAATGCCAACATCCTGCTGCAGATCGACAATGCCCGTCTGGCTGCTGATGACTTCTACACCAA GTTCGAGACGGAGCACGCCCTGTGCATGAGCGTGGAGGCCGACACCAATGGCCTGCGCAGGGTGCTGGACGAGCTGACCCTGGCCAGAGCCGACCTGGAGATGCAGATCGAGAACTACAAGGAGGAGCTGGCCTACCTCCGGAAGAACCATGAGGAG GAGATGAACGCCCTGCGAGGCCAGGTGGGTGGTGAGATCAGTGTGGAGATGGACGCCGCCCCTGGCGTGGACCTGAGCCGCATCCTGAATGAGATGCGCGAGCAGTACGAGAAGATGGCGGAGAAGAACCGCAAGGACGCCGAGGACTGGTTCCTCAGCAAG ACAGAAGAGCTGAACCGCGAGGTGACCACAAACTGCGAGCTGGCGCAGAGCAGCAAGTGCGAGGTCTCAGAGCTCCGGCGCACCATGCAGGCCCTGGAGATCGAGCTGCAGTCCCAGCTCAGCATG AAAGCATCCCTGGAGAACAGCCTGGCGGAGACAGAGAACCGCTACTGCATGCAGCTGGGCCAGATCCAGGGGCTGATCTGCAACGTGGAGGAGCAGCTGGCCCAGCTGCGCTGCGAGACGGAACAACAGAACCAGGAGTACAAGATCCTGCTGGACGTGAAGACGCGGCTGGAGCAGGAGATCGCCACCTACCGCCGCCTGCTGGAGGGCGAGGACAGCCA GCTGATTCACCACAAGCTCAGAGAAT CTGCGACCACCCGCCAGGTGCGCACCATTGTGGAAGAAGTCAAGGATGGCAGAGTCATCTCCTCCCACGAGCAGGTCCACCAGACCACCCACTGA